The Caldicellulosiruptor changbaiensis genome has a segment encoding these proteins:
- the spoVAC gene encoding stage V sporulation protein AC: protein MNLKEKKAKEYQDMVKAHEPRTNLLKNCIFAFVVGGIICDIGQAFLNLYSMYFPKDEAQTLTSITMIFLGAFLTGIGVYDKIGRFAGAGSIVPITGFSNSIVSPAVEYKKEGFVFGVGSKMFLIAGPVLVYGISTSILIGLVYYFVKIFPKI from the coding sequence GTGAACCTTAAAGAAAAGAAGGCAAAAGAGTATCAAGATATGGTAAAAGCTCATGAGCCAAGGACAAACCTTCTCAAAAACTGCATATTTGCCTTTGTTGTCGGTGGAATTATTTGTGATATTGGTCAAGCCTTTTTAAACCTATATTCAATGTACTTTCCAAAAGATGAGGCACAGACACTTACATCCATCACAATGATTTTCCTTGGCGCGTTTTTGACAGGAATTGGCGTGTATGACAAAATAGGCAGGTTTGCAGGGGCTGGCAGCATTGTTCCAATCACTGGTTTTTCAAACTCAATTGTCTCACCTGCTGTTGAGTACAAAAAGGAAGGATTTGTGTTTGGAGTTGGCAGCAAGATGTTCTTGATTGCAGGACCTGTTTTGGTCTATGGAATATCCACCTCAATACTAATTGGTCTTGTGTACTATTTTGTCAAAATTTTTCCAAAGATTTAA